In one window of Miscanthus floridulus cultivar M001 chromosome 12, ASM1932011v1, whole genome shotgun sequence DNA:
- the LOC136497542 gene encoding bidirectional sugar transporter SWEET1a, with product MEHIARFFFGVSGNVIALFLFLSPVVTFWRIIRKRSTEDFSGVPYNMTLLNCLLSAWYGLPFVSPNNILVSTINGTGSVIEAIYMVIFLIFAVDRRARLRMLGLLSIVASIFTTVVLVSLLALHGNARKVFCGLAATIFSICMYASPLSIMRLVIKTKSVEFMPFLLSLAVFLCGTSWFIYGLLGRDPFVIIPNGCGSFLGLVQLILYFIYRKNKGPAAPAGKGEDAAAADVEDAKKVAAAVELADATTKKAAADTVVGDSKIVTSQV from the exons ATGGAGCATATCGCCAGGTTTTTCTTCGGAGTTTCTG GGAATGTCATTGCGCTCTTCCTCTTCCTGTCGCCTGT TGTCACCTTCTGGAGGATCATCAGGAAGCGGTCGACGGAGGACTTCTCCGGCGTGCCCTACAACATGACGCTGCTCAACTGCCTCCTATCAGCTTG GTACGGCCTGCCGTTCGTGTCCCCGAACAACATCCTGGTGTCGACGATCAACGGGACGGGGTCGGTGATCGAGGCCATCTACATGGTGATCTTCCTCATCTTCGCGGTGGACCGGCGGGCCAGGCTCCGCATGCTGGGCCTGCTCAGCATCGTCGCCTCCATCTTCACCACCGTGGTGCTCGTCTCGCTGCTGGCCCTCCATGGCAACGCCCGCAAGGTCTTCTGCGGCCTCGCCGCCACCATCTTCTCCATCTGCATGTACGCATCGCCGCTCTCCATCATG AGGTTGGTGATCAAGACGAAGAGCGTGGAGTTCATGCCGTTCCTGCTCTCCCTGGCCGTGTTCCTGTGCGGCACCTCCTGGTTCATCTACGGCCTCCTCGGCCGCGACCCCTTCGTCATT ATCCCGAACGGATGCGGCAGCTTCCTGGGCCTGGTGCAGCTCATCCTGTACTTCATCTACCGGAAAAACAAGGGCCCCGCCGCGCCGGCCGGCAAGGGAGAGGATGCTGCTGCCGCGGACGTGGAGGACGCGAAGAAGGTGGCCGCTGCCGTGGAGCTGGCCGACGCCACGACCAAAAAGGCGGCCGCCGACACCGTCGTCGGCGACAGCAAGATCGTCACCAGCCAGGTGTAG